The genomic region GACGAATGGCCGCGTAACCGGCGTACGTACGGCGCAGAGCCAGTACAGCGCAGAACTGGTGGTCAGCAACATGGATGTAGTGCCTACCTATCGCAAGCTGCTACCCACGCAGCCCGCCCCCGAGCGCACCCTGGGGCAGCCCCGATCATCCTCGGCCCTTATCTTCTACTGGGGGGTAGGCACGGAGTTTCCCGAGCTAGGCGTACACAACATCTTCTTCTCCCAAGACTACAAACAGGAGTTCGACGCCATTTTTCAGCAGAAAACCATCAGCCCCGACCCAACCGTTTACGTCAACATCACTTCCAAAAAAACGCCCACCGACGCACCCGCGGGTCACGAAAACTGGTTTGTGATGGTGAACGTGCCCCACGACCAGGGTCAGGACTGGTCCGCGCTGGTAGATCAAACCCGCGCCGCTGTGTTGGCTAAAGTGAGCCGGGCGCTGGGCCAGGAGGTAGGGCCACTTATCCGCGCCGAACATGTGTGGGACCCGCCGGGCATTGCCCGCCGCACGTCGTCGTTTGGCGGAGCTTTGTACGGTAGCTCCAGCAACAACATGCTGGCAGCCTTTCTGCGGCATCCTAACTTTGCACGGCAGCTGCCAGGGCTGTATTTCTGCGGGGGGTCGGTGCACCCGGGGGGCGGTATTCCGCTGTGCTTGCTCTCGGCCCGTATTGTGGCCGATCTGGTGGCACAAGCCAACTAGACTACGCCACTATGTAATTTTTTCCGGCGTGGCGGCTGGGCAAGCGGCTGCCAGGCTCTATCTTCGGCGACTCAACCTTTGCTGGCTGCCGGCCGTTTGCTTCTGATACTGCCTTAGCTACCCGCTACGGTTACTCCCTCCATCATGCCTCATACCGATCCTACCTACTCGCCGCCCGCTGCACCGGTTGTAGATCCGGCCGCCCGGCGCCGTCGTTTGCGGCTCGCACAGGGCGTACTGCTGCTATTCTATACCACTGGTTTTTTGGGTCTGGCTTTCTCGCAAGACCCCTCCTTTTTTCTCCAGTTTGTACCGCTGAACTTATTGCTGACGGCCGCGCTGCTGTTTGCTTTTCAGCCTAGAAAGGATGGTGTTTTTATTGCTTTCACCATCACGACGGCCATAGTAGGCTTCTTAGTAGAAGTACTAGGCGTGCGCACCGGCCTTCTGTTTGGAGAATATACATATGGCGCAACACTGGGCTGGAAGGTACTGGAAACTCCCCTGATGATTGGCGTTAACTGGTGGATACTCACGTATATGGGCACCGTGCTTAGCCGCTATATACCGGCCCCCGAGTTCATACGGGCCTTGCTGGCCGCCTTGCTGATGGTAGGGCTAGATATATGCATTGAGCCGGTGGCCGTGCGCTTCGACTTCTGGGAGTGGCGCTACAACGTGATTCCTTTTCAAAATTTCAAGGGCTGGTTTGCCGTTGCCCTCATCCTGCAAGTGTATGCCAACCGCACTAGCTTCACAAAGCGCAACGCTCTGGCACCTTTCGTGTACCTGCTGATGCTGCTATTCTTCTTCGGGCTAGGCTTCTTTTTGAAATAGTGAAGCAGTGATATAGTGAAATAGCGAATAAAAAAACGGCTGTCATCCTGCGCAAGTGCAGGATGACAGCCGTTTTTTTATTCGCTATTTCACCATTAATTAATCGACACGCGCACTTTCTTCGTGTATTCGCGCAGGGCGGTTTTGAAGTCGGCGCCATGGTCGCGCATGTGGTTGAGGATAAAGATGGCCGCGAATACGTGGGTGAGCTGTTCCCCTTCGTCTTCGCCTTCTACCTCAAAGTCGGGCTGGCGCTCGTCTAGCAGCGCTTCCTCCGCTTCCACTAAAGTTTGCAGCGTCTGGGTTTCTACCAACTGCTTGATAACGGGCATTTTCATGGCAAGGGTACGCTAGTTGAGGCGGCTAATGAGGCCGGCAACGGCCTCCTCTTTGCTGGCCGATACGGTTTCCAGCAGTTGGCCGTCCTCGAATACGGCGAAAAAGGGCAGCGTGGTTACGTTGGCACGCTTGCGGGCCTCGGGGCTGTGCTCGGCATTCACATCCAGGAACAGAATATCCTGATTCTGCTCGGCTTCCGAGAGCCGCTTAAACTTAGGTGAGAACAAGCGGCAATTGCCGCACCAGTCGGCGTAGTACTTCACTACCACTTTCTTATTTTCTGTCAGCAGCTGCTGAAAATCGGCGTCGGTTGCTTTCGTTACGGGCATTGTGTATCTGGTTAAGGAACCACAAAGGTAGGCACGGATTTGCAGACACGAATTCTGTGGGGTAGCCCCTGAACGAAAAACGCCCTTGTTCCAGGCAGGAACAAGGGCGTTTTAACAGAACCGTTATTTACTCACTAACGCCTTGATTGGCAGCCAGCTCGGCATTCAATTTCTTAGTGGCATCACGGCGCACACGGCGGGCAATGTGAATGCTTAGCTCATAGAGCAGCAGAATAGGAATTGTAACGATGATTTGCGACGTGACTTCTGGCGGCGTGATGACGGCTGCTACGATCAGAATGATCACGATGGCATGCTTCCGGTATACCGTCATAATCTCGGCGGTAATCAAGCCGGCCTTGGCCAGGAAGAACACAATCATGGGCAGTTCAAACACCAACGCGCACGAAAGCGACATGGTCGTGAGCGTACTCATGTAGCTCTGCAAATCAATCTGATTCTCAATACTCGGGTCTACATTGTAGGCCGCCAGAAAGTTAATGCTCAGCGGCGCGGCAATGTAATAGCCGAATAGTAGGCCTGTCATGAACAGAGCAGACACAAAAAATACCGCTCCACGCGAGTTTTCTTGCTCCTGGGGGTAGAGACCTGGCTTAATGAAGCGCCACAGCTCCCAGAACAGATAGGGGAAACCCAGCACCAACCCTACCATAAAGGAAGTGCTGATGTGCATAGCCAACTGCCCGCTCATCTCACGGTTCTGAATATCGAAATTAATTTTATCGATACACAGATCGGGTGCCCCTATTGATTGTCCCAACTCACAGAACTTGCGGTAAGTCCAGAAATCCGGCCGCGATGGGCCCAGAATCAAATCGTGAAAAATAAAATCCTTGGCAAAGAAAGCACCCAATGAAAACACGACCACCGCAATGGCTGCCCGAATAATATGCCAGCGCAGCGCCTCTAAGTGGTCTATGAAGGACATTTCCTCCTCGGCCTGCCCTGATTGAATATAGTGTTGATCCACGAACTAATGAATGAGTGAATGAGTGGATGATGGCGTATGCCGGCTACGGAACCGTGAAAGACAAACGAAAACGGCCGTCGTTAGGATGTTGACGGCCGGTTTTCTCTCATGATTTATCTTTTCAACCCGCACGCATCCCCTAAAATTAGGCAAACAGCGGAAATTGCTGCATCCACTCGTTTATCTCGCCGCGCACTCGTGTCAGGTAGGTATCGTCGGCGTTGTGCATCAGCACAGTGTCGATAAAGTCGACGATGCGGGCCATATCCGGCTCGCGTAAGCCACGAGTAGTCACGGCAGCCGAGCCAATGCGCATGCCGCTGGTCACGAAGGGCGACTTATCATCGAAGGGCACCATGTTTTTGTTGATGGTGATGTCGGCCTTGATGAGGGTGTTTTCGGCCAGCTTACCGGTCAGCCCCTTCGAGCGTAGGTCGATAAGCATTAGGTGGTTGTCGGTGCCTCCCGAAATAATCTGGTAGCCGCGCTCCAGGAAGCCGTTGGCCAACGCCTGAGCGTTGCGCACCACCTGCTGGGTATAGTCAGCGTAGGCATCGGAAAGAGCTTCGCCGAAGGCCACGGCTTTGGCGCCAATCACGTGCTCCAGCGGACCGCCCTGCGTGCCAGGGAATACGGCCGAGTCAAGCAAGGCCGACATCATCCGGATTTCGCCCTTAGGCGTCTTCAGCCCAAATGGATTTTCGAAGTCCTTGCCCAGCATAATCAGGCCGCCACGAGGGCCACGCAGGGTTTTGTGGGTAGTGGTAGTTACGATGTGGCAGTGGTCGAAGGGGTTGTTCAGCAAGCCCTTGGCAATGAGGCCCGAGGGGTGCGAAATGTCGGCCAGCAACAGGGCGCCTACCTCGTCGGCAGCTTCACGCAGGGTTTGGTAGTCCCAGTCGCGGGAGTAGGCCGAGGCTCCACAAATAATCAGCTTGGGCTGCTCGCGGCGGGCGGTTTCCTTCACTTTCTGCCAGTCGATGAGGCCGGTTTCGGGCTCTACCCCGTAGAACGACGGCTGGTAAAGCTTGCCCGAGAAGTTGACCGGCGAGCCGTGCGTGAGGTGGCCACCGTGCGAAAGGTCGAAACCCAAAATTTTGTCGCCGGGGTTGAGTACAGCCAGCATTACGGCGGCGTTGGCTTGTGCGCCGGAGTGCGGCTGCACGTTCACCCACTCCACCCCAAACAGCTGCTTGGCCCGGTCGATGGCCAACTGTTCGATCTGGTCGACTACCTCGCAGCCGCCGTAGTAGCGCTTGCCGGGTAGGCCTTCGGCGTACTTGTTGGTGAGGATAGAACCCTGCGCCCGCATCACCTGCTCCGACACGTAGTTTTCGGAGGCAATGAGCTCGATGCCATGGGTCTGGCGCTCTTTTTCTTGTTGAATCAGGTCGAACACCGTGGTGTCCTGGGCGATGGC from Hymenobacter aerilatus harbors:
- a CDS encoding carotenoid biosynthesis protein; protein product: MPHTDPTYSPPAAPVVDPAARRRRLRLAQGVLLLFYTTGFLGLAFSQDPSFFLQFVPLNLLLTAALLFAFQPRKDGVFIAFTITTAIVGFLVEVLGVRTGLLFGEYTYGATLGWKVLETPLMIGVNWWILTYMGTVLSRYIPAPEFIRALLAALLMVGLDICIEPVAVRFDFWEWRYNVIPFQNFKGWFAVALILQVYANRTSFTKRNALAPFVYLLMLLFFFGLGFFLK
- a CDS encoding DUF6952 family protein: MKMPVIKQLVETQTLQTLVEAEEALLDERQPDFEVEGEDEGEQLTHVFAAIFILNHMRDHGADFKTALREYTKKVRVSIN
- a CDS encoding thioredoxin family protein; translated protein: MPVTKATDADFQQLLTENKKVVVKYYADWCGNCRLFSPKFKRLSEAEQNQDILFLDVNAEHSPEARKRANVTTLPFFAVFEDGQLLETVSASKEEAVAGLISRLN
- the tatC gene encoding twin-arginine translocase subunit TatC; the encoded protein is MDQHYIQSGQAEEEMSFIDHLEALRWHIIRAAIAVVVFSLGAFFAKDFIFHDLILGPSRPDFWTYRKFCELGQSIGAPDLCIDKINFDIQNREMSGQLAMHISTSFMVGLVLGFPYLFWELWRFIKPGLYPQEQENSRGAVFFVSALFMTGLLFGYYIAAPLSINFLAAYNVDPSIENQIDLQSYMSTLTTMSLSCALVFELPMIVFFLAKAGLITAEIMTVYRKHAIVIILIVAAVITPPEVTSQIIVTIPILLLYELSIHIARRVRRDATKKLNAELAANQGVSE
- a CDS encoding serine hydroxymethyltransferase, translating into METKAPAIAQDTTVFDLIQQEKERQTHGIELIASENYVSEQVMRAQGSILTNKYAEGLPGKRYYGGCEVVDQIEQLAIDRAKQLFGVEWVNVQPHSGAQANAAVMLAVLNPGDKILGFDLSHGGHLTHGSPVNFSGKLYQPSFYGVEPETGLIDWQKVKETARREQPKLIICGASAYSRDWDYQTLREAADEVGALLLADISHPSGLIAKGLLNNPFDHCHIVTTTTHKTLRGPRGGLIMLGKDFENPFGLKTPKGEIRMMSALLDSAVFPGTQGGPLEHVIGAKAVAFGEALSDAYADYTQQVVRNAQALANGFLERGYQIISGGTDNHLMLIDLRSKGLTGKLAENTLIKADITINKNMVPFDDKSPFVTSGMRIGSAAVTTRGLREPDMARIVDFIDTVLMHNADDTYLTRVRGEINEWMQQFPLFA